A portion of the Bactrocera neohumeralis isolate Rockhampton chromosome 2, APGP_CSIRO_Bneo_wtdbg2-racon-allhic-juicebox.fasta_v2, whole genome shotgun sequence genome contains these proteins:
- the LOC126751223 gene encoding endoplasmic reticulum aminopeptidase 2 isoform X3, which produces MTNDPDLDDCAFLSGGESSGRQTRQGVAVCSQRRALLVAGIVLGSLLLTALIIAYAGPQNDCSCAGKLAPGFETDEENDTQPFNPIATNGEPYPWLEVALPTSARPLRYMVTIHPNLTTLDVKGQVTIDLFMEKETNFIVLHIQDLNVTDRAIVTTGNKGYAIKIVKVLEYPPRQQLYIEVKEKLKKKSNYTLNLRWYSKLNPEPEGFYVDQYESSNGLERLLAATVFRPNSARRAFPCFDEPQIRAPFRISVFRDRFHIGLSNSIVHTTEDVGFYMGTGLLRDDFIETPPLPADAVAWVVSDFQRESLQPSPAYLPTTPAPPGSAGSKKSAQLSNYPQLKEKKPPVRNITALTHSLNINLMKNTTTTTVTPTAESNGKNLTSLSQSTGSLIKRAPSYTFYAPRDLLPRSSFILHTARDVLEHLQTWLDILYPLTKVDFVALPSLDRNIISSLGLVTLKTAFLTDPESITTEEYQKSALQVAEAMVRQFFGGITSRKVLKDVWLWEGLIKYLGIHSLSPQQTNWPLREMYLLKIATTALDIDAIQGWDSIMNGTKHDGNNEEFFIQKTAAIFSMLHTAIGEDRFRGCLGAFLKINRFKTAEPTDLWTICTKKANGSKNIKDMMTLWTHQPGFPLLTVTKLGNSVSISQRPFKPADFLAIHDETYDGNNYNKTVVNVTETPSTVAPTAAGKTKQPTKMKWIFPITYITDTNNVSETLWLQNIDVTFNVPENVKWIKVNAMQSGYYRVLYNDDNWANLIEELSNNPEKLSSEDRIGLLSDSFTLCHANLLPCEITMNMIQYLPSETNWGPMTVALRHLEKWRRILKYSECFLMLSEFIKMKLATVIEKIGWTDDGDEAKRLMRPEVLLSSVLWEDIDSITKAKNMLNQFLYYNGTAIPPNLREVVYTGSILSGEYIYWQHCWERFIALQRTSESFVERMQLLRALGRTKDAWLQNRLLSHVTMLPTVEVVQVLQAIAGTPTGGAMACRFLQAKWFELETRLGHGTLSFAKVISAITQYGATKFDYDELKSLVHRFGRGPGMEVLNMTLSSVASNVEWVARSQTSLYKWVESNLHSH; this is translated from the exons ATTGTTCGTGCGCTGGTAAATTGGCACCGGGTTTCGAAACGGATGAAGAGAACGACACACAGCCATTCAATCCGATTGCGACGAATGGAGAGCCTTATCCATGGCTGGAAGTGGCACTGCCAACGAGTGCGCGTCCACTGCGTTACATGGTGACAATACATCCGAATCTGACGACGCTGGACGTCAAAG GTCAAGTGACAATCGATCTCTTCATGGAGAAGGAAACAAATTTCATAGTGTTGCATATACAGGACCTAAACGTCACCGATAGG GCCATTGTGACGACGGGCAACAAGGGTTACGCCATCAAAATTGTCAAAGTATTGGAATATCCACCGCGACAGCAATTGTACATCGAAGTAAAGGAGAAGCTGAAGAAGAAGTCGAATTACACGCTTAACTTACGCTGGTATTCGAAATTAAATCCGGAGCCGGAAGGTTTTTACGTGGATCAATATGAGAGCTCTAACGGACTGGAGCG TTTGCTGGCAGCCACCGTATTTCGGCCGAATAGCGCGCGTCGCGCATTCCCCTGCTTTGATGAGCCGCAAATACGCGCCCCATTTCGCATATCTGTTTTTCGTGATCGCTTCCACATTGGTCTTTCCAATTCCATTGTGCATACGACGGAGGATGTGGGCTTCTACATGGGCACCGGTTTG CTACGTGACGATTTCATCGAGACGCCACCACTACCCGCCGATGCTGTCGCATGGGTGGTGAGCGACTTCCAGCGTGAATCTCTGCAGCCTTCGCCAGCTTATTTGCCAACAACACCGGCGCCGCCTGGTAGCGCTGGCTCGAAGAAGTCCGCACAGCTCAGCAATTACCCACAGTTGAAGGAGAAGAAGCCGCCCGTGCGCAATATAACCGCGCTCACACATTCATTGAATATTAATCTGATGAAGAATACCACCACAACGACCGTTACGCCCACTGCCGAAAGCAATGGCAAGAATCTTACATCGCTCAGCCAGTCGACGGGTTCGCTAATTAAACGTGCGCCATCGTATACTTTCTATGCGCCACGTGATCTACTGCCACGCTCATCTTTTATACTACACACTGCACGTGACGTGTTGGAACATCTACAAACCTGGTTGGACATATTGTATCCGCTGACGAAAGTCGATTTTGTGGCGTTACCTTCACTGGATCGTAACATTATCTCTTCGTTGGGCTTGGTTACGCTGAAGACTGCCTTTCTCACCGATCCCGAGTCCATAACGACGGAGGAATATCAGAAGAGCGCCCTGCAAGTGGCCGAGGCTATGGTGAGACAGTTCTTTGGTGGCATTACATCGAGGAAGGTATTGAAAGATGTCTGGTTGTGGGAGGGACTCATAAAATATTTGGGCATACATTCGCTTTCGCCGCAACAAACCAACTGGCCGTTGAGAGAAATGTACCTGCTTAAAATAGCTACAACGGCTTTGGACATTGACGCCATACAAGGCTGGGATAGCATTATGAACGGCACAAAGCATGATGGTAATAATgaagagtttttcatacaaaag ACCGCTGCCATATTTTCAATGTTACACACCGCCATTGGCGAAGATCGCTTCCGCGGTTGCCTTGGcgcttttctaaaaattaatcgTTTTAAAACTGCCGAACCCACAGATCTTTGGACGATTTGTACAAAGAAAGCCAACGGTTCCAAGAATATCAAA GACATGATGACTTTGTGGACTCATCAACCGGGCTTCCCGCTACTGACTGTTACCAAACTGGGCAACAGCGTATCCATATCACAGCGGCCCTTCAAGCCGGCTGACTTCCTTGCCATACACGATGAGACTTACGAcggcaacaactacaataaaacGGTGGTGAATGTCACAGAGACGCCGAGCACTGTGGCACCAACGGCTGCGGGTAAAACCAAGCAACCGACAAAGATGAAATGGATATTCCCAATAACCTATATAACCGATACTAATAATGTTAGTGAGACTTTATGGCTACAAAATATTGACG TTACTTTCAATGTGCCAGAGAATGTTAAGTGGATCAAGGTTAATGCAATGCAATCTGGTTATTATCGCGTCTTGTACAACGATGACAACTGGGCGAATTTGATTGAGGAACTTTCCAACAACCCCGAGAAGTTATCCAGTGAG GATCGCATTGGCTTGCTGTCGGATTCGTTTACTCTTTGTCACGCGAATCTGTTGCCCTGTGAGATCACCATGAATATGATACAATATTTACCTAGTGAAACCAATTGGGGTCCCATGACAGTGGCGTTGCGGCACTTGGAGAAGTGGCGTCGTATATTGAAGTATTCAGAATGTTTCCTGATGTTATcggaatttattaaaatgaaattggcTACAGTTATTGAGAAAATCGGTTGGACCGATGATGGCGATGAAGCAAAGAG ACTAATGCGACCGGAAGTACTCTTAAGCTCAGTGCTTTGGGAAGATATTGACAGCATAACAAAGGCCAAAAACATGCTAAACCAATTTCTGTACTACAACGGCACGGCGATACCACCTAACCTGAGAGAG GTGGTCTATACCGGCTCCATACTGTCCGGTGAATACATTTACTGGCAGCATTGTTGGGAACGCTTCATCGCGCTCCAGCGTACATCGGAGAGTTTCGTCGAACGCATGCAATTACTGCGTGCGCTCGGCCGTACCAAAGACGCTTGGCTACAAAATCGCCTACTATCGCATGTCACCATGCTGCCCACCGTTGAAGTGGTGCAAGTATTACAGGCTATTGCTGGCACGCCGACAGGTGGTGCGATGGCGTGTCGCTTTCTGCAAGCCAAATGGTTTGAATTGGAAACGCGACTCGGTCACGGTACGCTAAGCTTCGCCAAAGTGATATCGGCGATAACACAATATGGCGCGACGAAGTTCGACTACGATGAG cTGAAATCGCTGGTGCATCGCTTTGGACGCGGTCCCGGCATGGAAGTGCTGAATATGACGCTCAGCAGCGTC